A single region of the Alkalibacter saccharofermentans DSM 14828 genome encodes:
- the murI gene encoding glutamate racemase — protein sequence MPIGVMDSGVGGLTVVREITKLLPGEDVIYFGDSKRMPYGNRSEEEIVFLANKIIEFLEGKKVKAILLACNTVSSQIEKLAHNVPVFGIIEAGCMAAVESSDAKSIGLIATVATVKSGVYDRTLKQIDRRRSFVSNDSRKLPQVINDQLKHKYLLNKHIHECIDPILEKGDITELIMGCSHFPIIENEIAELYPGLKLINPANKQVQMLKDYLESNDLLNPTKAKNIEIYTTARINEFKESLDRLEIDNYDLEKISLLDEDEDIEK from the coding sequence TTGCCAATAGGAGTAATGGATTCGGGAGTAGGCGGTTTGACGGTTGTCAGGGAGATAACCAAATTATTGCCCGGTGAAGATGTAATCTATTTTGGGGATTCAAAAAGAATGCCTTATGGAAACAGAAGCGAAGAAGAGATAGTGTTTTTGGCAAACAAGATAATAGAATTTTTGGAGGGGAAAAAAGTAAAGGCAATATTGCTAGCCTGCAATACTGTTTCCTCCCAAATAGAAAAGCTTGCTCACAACGTGCCTGTATTTGGAATAATAGAAGCCGGGTGCATGGCGGCTGTGGAAAGCAGCGATGCGAAAAGCATAGGCCTCATAGCTACAGTGGCTACCGTGAAAAGTGGTGTCTATGACAGGACTTTAAAACAAATTGACAGAAGAAGAAGCTTTGTGTCGAACGACAGCAGAAAATTGCCACAGGTCATTAATGATCAATTAAAGCACAAATATTTGCTTAATAAGCACATACATGAGTGTATAGATCCAATCTTGGAAAAAGGCGATATTACAGAGCTTATAATGGGATGCAGCCATTTTCCCATAATAGAAAATGAGATTGCAGAGTTATATCCAGGGCTTAAGCTCATAAATCCTGCGAATAAGCAGGTGCAGATGCTAAAGGATTATCTCGAGTCCAATGACTTGCTAAATCCGACCAAGGCAAAAAACATAGAGATATACACCACTGCCAGGATCAATGAGTTTAAAGAGTCTTTGGATAGGCTTGAAATCGACAATTATGATCTGGAAAAAATAAGCTTGCTGGATGAAGATGAAGATATAGAGAAGTGA
- a CDS encoding class I SAM-dependent methyltransferase yields the protein MDLTQERVIPKQMNPKNGMLIEHLERYKFAATFVSGRVLDIACGAGYGSELLLEGSKRGAIKEIVGADIDEIAVEYARENYTFDNVTYRVADALSLKLKEELGSFDSIVSFETIEHFEGDEVFVKNLYELLKPGGVAIISTPFGRGKDQPCKNPYHAYQYKEEEFMEVLSIFDEVEMYHQRDSDIELPLEGKKYYLMVAVCRKKHKNAI from the coding sequence ATGGACTTGACTCAGGAAAGGGTAATACCAAAGCAGATGAATCCTAAAAATGGGATGCTCATCGAGCATCTAGAAAGATATAAATTTGCAGCCACCTTTGTAAGTGGAAGAGTGTTGGATATAGCCTGTGGTGCTGGCTATGGAAGCGAACTTCTTTTGGAGGGAAGTAAGAGAGGGGCTATAAAAGAGATAGTAGGCGCGGATATTGATGAGATAGCCGTGGAGTATGCTAGGGAGAACTACACCTTCGACAATGTTACCTACAGGGTTGCGGATGCTCTTAGCCTTAAACTTAAAGAAGAGCTTGGAAGCTTCGACTCGATAGTAAGTTTTGAGACGATTGAACACTTTGAAGGAGACGAGGTGTTCGTTAAAAATCTTTATGAGCTGCTCAAACCCGGAGGAGTGGCGATTATCTCGACGCCTTTTGGCAGGGGAAAAGATCAACCCTGCAAGAATCCATATCATGCCTATCAATACAAAGAGGAAGAGTTCATGGAGGTATTGTCCATATTTGACGAAGTAGAGATGTATCACCAAAGAGACTCTGACATAGAACTGCCTTTGGAAGGAAAGAAATATTATCTGATGGTGGCGGTATGTAGGAAAAAACATAAAAATGCCATTTGA